A single window of Desulfovibrio desulfuricans DNA harbors:
- a CDS encoding ABC transporter permease, whose protein sequence is MQCNEKVTYRKPMRLRILPVLSVCIFLGVWQMCVGPADSNDWRIPSTLLSSPYDILSLMFDKLTNPAPDGAVLLEHAWTSMQEAFLGYVLALIVGLPLGLAMGWFTTVRGLVRPIFEIIRPIPPVAWIPLTIFWFGIGLPGKVFIIWLSGIVPCVINTYTGVRMTNPVHIQMARTYGASDWQIFTSICVPSALPMVFGALQIALAYCWVTLVAAELLAADKGLGYLITIGRMLGRTDLVMVGMVSVGIAGAIIGFIIDKIESRLLAGIRR, encoded by the coding sequence ATGCAATGCAATGAAAAAGTAACCTACCGCAAGCCCATGCGGCTTCGCATCCTGCCGGTTTTGAGCGTTTGTATTTTTCTTGGCGTGTGGCAGATGTGCGTTGGCCCCGCTGACAGCAACGACTGGCGCATTCCCAGCACGTTGCTCAGCTCGCCCTACGACATATTGAGCCTCATGTTCGACAAGCTCACCAATCCCGCTCCTGACGGCGCAGTGCTGCTGGAGCATGCCTGGACAAGTATGCAGGAAGCCTTCTTGGGCTATGTGCTGGCCCTGATTGTGGGCCTGCCCCTGGGCCTTGCGATGGGCTGGTTCACCACGGTGCGCGGCCTTGTGCGCCCCATATTTGAAATCATCCGGCCCATTCCGCCGGTGGCCTGGATTCCGCTGACCATTTTCTGGTTCGGCATCGGTCTGCCCGGCAAGGTATTTATCATCTGGCTTTCGGGCATCGTGCCGTGCGTCATCAATACCTACACCGGCGTGCGCATGACCAACCCCGTGCATATCCAGATGGCCAGAACCTATGGCGCTTCCGACTGGCAGATATTTACCTCCATCTGCGTTCCTTCCGCGCTGCCCATGGTGTTTGGCGCCTTGCAGATCGCCCTGGCCTACTGCTGGGTGACCCTGGTTGCCGCTGAACTGCTGGCCGCGGACAAGGGCCTTGGCTACCTCATCACCATTGGCCGCATGCTTGGCCGTACCGACCTTGTGATGGTGGGCATGGTGAGCGTGGGTATTGCTGGCGCAATCATCGGTTTCATCATTGACAAGATCGAATCCCGGCTGCTGGCCGGCATCAGGAGATAG
- a CDS encoding ABC transporter permease codes for MQSSSASNGQTQSVCNETIKNTKKYEFSLIRALKSEYFLYIVSLVSFFGLWQWAATSNVFGYSSALATPFQVVESLHDLSVNKLSGLGLLEHLWISTRRVIIGFLIAAGFGIPLGLFMAFNETFRAIVKPIFDMFKPMPPLAWISVAILWFGIGEAPKIFIIVIGSFVPVVLNSYSCLQLIEPEFFDVVRIIGGKRWDEIRLVCIPGALPAITAGLQIAMSSAWTCVVAAELVNSRSGLGYIIVQGMKLSDPGMIIGGMLIITAVSLVFTLGMDLLTRKLCPWQREIENL; via the coding sequence ATGCAGTCTTCCTCGGCGTCCAACGGGCAGACCCAGAGCGTCTGCAATGAAACCATCAAGAACACGAAAAAGTACGAGTTTTCGCTGATACGTGCCCTCAAGAGCGAATACTTTTTGTACATCGTTTCGCTGGTGAGCTTTTTCGGCCTGTGGCAGTGGGCTGCCACGTCCAACGTGTTCGGGTACAGCAGCGCGCTGGCCACGCCCTTTCAGGTGGTGGAAAGCCTGCACGACCTGAGCGTCAACAAGCTTTCCGGCCTTGGCCTCCTCGAGCATCTGTGGATCAGCACGCGCCGCGTTATCATCGGCTTTCTGATTGCCGCTGGCTTTGGCATCCCGCTGGGGCTGTTCATGGCCTTCAACGAAACGTTCCGCGCCATTGTGAAGCCCATTTTCGACATGTTCAAGCCCATGCCGCCCCTGGCCTGGATTTCTGTGGCGATTCTGTGGTTCGGCATTGGCGAAGCGCCCAAGATTTTCATCATCGTCATTGGCTCCTTTGTGCCGGTGGTGCTCAACTCTTACAGCTGCCTGCAACTCATCGAACCAGAATTTTTCGATGTGGTGCGCATCATCGGCGGCAAGCGCTGGGACGAAATCCGCCTTGTGTGCATTCCCGGCGCACTGCCCGCCATTACGGCTGGTTTGCAGATCGCCATGTCCAGCGCCTGGACATGCGTTGTGGCTGCGGAGCTTGTGAATTCCCGTTCCGGCCTTGGCTACATCATTGTGCAGGGTATGAAGCTGTCCGACCCCGGCATGATTATCGGCGGCATGCTCATTATTACCGCCGTATCGCTGGTGTTCACCCTGGGGATGGATCTGCTGACCCGCAAGCTGTGCCCCTGGCAGCGTGAAATCGAGAATCTTTAG
- a CDS encoding ABC transporter ATP-binding protein, translating into MKDTQPKIVCDNISKTFIQKGTQVVPVLENISLEVRDQEFLVILGPGQCGKTTLLRILAGLETPSSGAAYLDGKQIVAPGPQIGLVFQSYKLFPWKTVRQNVEIGLEVRGLEPAKIREISNHYLGMVGLQGFEDYYPHQLSGGMKQRVGIARAYALNPEVLLLDEPFGQLDAQTRFFMEQETERIWHMDKRTMIFVTNNIDEALFLADRIVTMEDKLPGHVHTSYDVPLPRPRDTMDPAFLELRARITEEQKLTL; encoded by the coding sequence GTGAAAGACACGCAGCCAAAAATTGTCTGTGACAATATAAGCAAAACCTTCATCCAGAAGGGAACCCAGGTGGTTCCGGTTCTGGAAAACATCTCCCTTGAGGTGCGCGATCAGGAGTTTCTGGTCATCCTCGGGCCGGGGCAGTGCGGCAAGACAACCTTGCTGCGCATCCTCGCCGGGCTTGAAACGCCGTCATCCGGCGCAGCCTATCTGGACGGCAAGCAGATTGTGGCCCCCGGCCCGCAGATCGGCCTGGTGTTTCAGAGCTACAAGCTCTTTCCGTGGAAGACCGTGCGCCAGAACGTGGAAATCGGCCTTGAGGTGCGCGGGCTTGAACCTGCGAAGATCCGTGAGATATCCAACCACTATCTTGGCATGGTGGGTCTGCAAGGCTTTGAGGATTACTATCCTCACCAGCTTTCGGGCGGCATGAAGCAGCGTGTGGGTATTGCCCGCGCCTATGCTCTCAACCCCGAGGTGCTGCTGCTTGATGAACCCTTTGGCCAGCTTGACGCCCAGACCCGCTTTTTCATGGAGCAGGAAACCGAGCGTATCTGGCACATGGACAAGCGCACCATGATTTTTGTGACCAACAACATTGATGAAGCCCTGTTCCTCGCCGACCGCATCGTCACCATGGAAGACAAGCTGCCGGGGCATGTGCACACCTCGTATGACGTGCCGCTACCGCGCCCGCGCGACACCATGGATCCCGCGTTCCTCGAACTGCGGGCCAGAATTACGGAAGAACAGAAACTTACGCTCTAG
- a CDS encoding ABC transporter substrate-binding protein — protein sequence MRKLLLVALLLCMGAVICGGPVATLAADKPVEISTCWMDESPGFNIWYAKKMGWDKEEGLDIKMLLFNSGPAQMEALPAKEWVLGSTGVGGQLIGGIRYNIYSVAPIISEGEVHVLYLRPDSPAAKVKGYNPKYPNVYGSPETVKGMKILYTSQTTVHYMIGKWLSILGLTEADVTLVNMEQPSAVPAFEKGIGDAVCLWAPFTFVADSRKWQRAGSMTDMDCITVSSLVGDKKWCDENPELVAKFLRVYLRGSNMLREEGPSPRIIKEYRQYMNEFAGIRMTDEEAKLDIQIHPRWSYEETMALLDRSKGESQADKWQNSVADFFGSIKRFSPAEIKKFKDAQINTDKFLKQVQLPIPSWK from the coding sequence ATGAGAAAACTGCTTCTGGTCGCGCTTCTGCTGTGCATGGGCGCTGTCATCTGCGGCGGCCCCGTCGCCACTCTGGCAGCCGACAAGCCCGTTGAAATTTCCACCTGCTGGATGGACGAATCCCCGGGCTTCAACATCTGGTACGCCAAGAAAATGGGTTGGGACAAGGAAGAAGGCCTGGACATCAAGATGCTGCTGTTCAACAGCGGCCCTGCCCAGATGGAAGCCCTGCCCGCCAAGGAATGGGTGCTCGGTTCCACGGGCGTTGGCGGTCAGCTGATCGGCGGCATCCGTTACAATATTTACTCCGTGGCCCCCATCATCAGCGAAGGCGAAGTGCACGTGCTTTACCTGCGCCCCGACAGCCCCGCCGCCAAGGTCAAGGGCTACAACCCCAAGTATCCCAACGTGTACGGCAGCCCTGAAACCGTCAAGGGCATGAAGATCCTGTACACCTCCCAGACCACCGTTCACTACATGATCGGCAAGTGGCTGAGCATCCTTGGCCTTACCGAAGCCGACGTGACCCTGGTGAACATGGAACAGCCCTCTGCCGTGCCTGCTTTTGAAAAGGGCATTGGCGACGCAGTGTGCCTGTGGGCGCCCTTTACCTTTGTGGCTGATTCCCGCAAGTGGCAGCGCGCAGGTTCCATGACCGACATGGACTGCATCACCGTGTCTTCGCTCGTGGGCGACAAAAAATGGTGCGATGAAAATCCCGAACTGGTTGCCAAGTTCCTGCGCGTGTACCTGCGCGGTTCCAACATGCTGCGCGAAGAAGGCCCCAGTCCCCGCATCATCAAGGAATACCGCCAGTACATGAACGAATTCGCCGGCATTCGCATGACTGACGAAGAAGCCAAGCTCGACATCCAGATTCACCCCCGCTGGTCTTACGAAGAAACCATGGCTCTGCTCGACAGATCCAAGGGTGAATCGCAGGCCGACAAGTGGCAGAACTCTGTGGCCGACTTCTTTGGCAGCATCAAGCGCTTCTCGCCTGCTGAAATCAAGAAGTTCAAGGACGCCCAGATCAATACCGACAAGTTCCTCAAGCAGGTTCAGCTGCCCATTCCCAGCTGGAAGTAG
- the tolR gene encoding protein TolR, translating to MAASSADDDFVADINVTPFVDVMLVLLIIFMVTAPMMTEGLDVALPKVETSEVLPTDDDHVILTVKTGGALFLNEQETDMDSLPDALNAQVTDSGRQLFVRADKDVSYGMVMSVMDRVRSAGIKDVGLVTTSVPDDGAEEKGK from the coding sequence ATGGCCGCATCTTCCGCCGACGACGATTTTGTTGCCGATATCAACGTCACGCCCTTTGTGGACGTGATGCTGGTCTTGCTGATCATCTTTATGGTCACAGCCCCCATGATGACCGAAGGGCTTGATGTGGCCCTGCCCAAGGTGGAGACCTCCGAAGTGCTGCCCACGGATGACGACCACGTTATCCTGACAGTCAAAACAGGCGGCGCACTGTTTCTCAACGAGCAGGAAACAGACATGGACAGTCTGCCGGATGCCCTGAACGCGCAGGTAACGGACAGCGGGCGGCAGCTCTTTGTTCGGGCCGACAAGGATGTTTCCTATGGCATGGTTATGAGCGTGATGGACAGGGTGCGCAGCGCAGGCATCAAGGACGTGGGCCTTGTGACCACCTCCGTGCCGGATGATGGAGCTGAAGAAAAAGGCAAATGA
- a CDS encoding MotA/TolQ/ExbB proton channel family protein, whose translation MDSMIQAVLQATFVSKCVLALLLCMSVASWAYMCSKWLLLRTAQQRTQAGLAAFDEAGELSRALPVLANDKHSPLFGIARRAIREFNRISRTGDVDRLLNDNVRRALHFAVAEEMAVLKSSLALLATAANTAPFIGLFGTVWGIMHSFTAIAQMKSVSLATVAPGIAEALIATAVGLFVAIPAVCGYNVFRAKLAHIEGVCINFAGQMLNRLQHEAPQHAGGIAFSEER comes from the coding sequence ATGGATTCCATGATCCAGGCGGTGTTGCAGGCAACATTTGTTTCCAAGTGCGTGCTGGCGCTGCTCTTGTGCATGTCTGTGGCAAGCTGGGCCTATATGTGCAGCAAATGGCTGTTGCTGCGCACTGCCCAGCAGCGGACGCAGGCGGGGCTGGCGGCGTTTGACGAGGCCGGGGAGCTGAGCCGGGCACTACCAGTGCTGGCAAATGACAAGCACTCTCCCCTTTTTGGCATTGCGCGCCGCGCCATCCGTGAATTCAACCGTATTTCCCGCACTGGCGACGTTGACCGCCTTTTGAACGACAATGTGCGCAGGGCCCTGCACTTTGCCGTGGCGGAAGAAATGGCCGTTCTCAAATCATCCCTGGCCCTGCTTGCCACCGCCGCCAACACTGCCCCCTTTATCGGCCTGTTCGGCACGGTGTGGGGCATCATGCATTCCTTCACCGCCATTGCCCAAATGAAGAGCGTTTCGCTGGCAACTGTCGCGCCCGGCATTGCCGAGGCGCTCATCGCCACCGCTGTAGGCCTGTTTGTGGCCATACCCGCAGTGTGCGGCTACAACGTGTTCCGCGCCAAACTGGCCCATATCGAGGGCGTATGCATCAACTTTGCAGGCCAGATGCTCAACCGCCTGCAACACGAAGCGCCACAACACGCTGGCGGCATAGCATTTTCAGAGGAGCGCTAG
- a CDS encoding RNA recognition motif domain-containing protein, translated as MATSIYVGNLSWSATQDGVEALFKPYGDVLSVNLISDRETGRARGFGFVEMDESSAINAISALDGKEVDGRALRVNKAEPKKPAARRW; from the coding sequence ATGGCTACTTCTATTTATGTCGGTAATTTGTCCTGGTCTGCCACTCAGGACGGCGTTGAAGCTCTCTTCAAGCCCTACGGCGATGTTCTTTCCGTGAACCTGATTTCTGATCGCGAAACCGGCCGCGCCCGTGGCTTCGGTTTTGTTGAAATGGACGAAAGCAGCGCCATCAACGCCATCTCTGCCCTTGACGGCAAAGAAGTTGACGGCCGCGCCCTGCGCGTGAACAAGGCTGAGCCCAAAAAGCCCGCCGCCCGTCGCTGGTAG
- a CDS encoding outer membrane protein translates to MFKRIALAIALTLALSAPAMAENSGFYVGLKFLDSIQSTGSMSRSGAVVNAFDVKNYSQNTVGGGIYAGYDFYSLNQVPLRAEIEYDIRTNSTTSWDLKNGGNAADLKGTWGLQTLFLNAYWDFHNDTAFTPYIGAGLGMGFLKSKYEIEIPGVGSESTTNLNTVFAWNAGAGVSYAFTDNISADLAYRFVGLGYSETEKTILGEKQKLGMAPYANEFSLGLRYTF, encoded by the coding sequence ATGTTTAAGAGGATTGCTCTTGCCATTGCCCTGACTCTGGCGCTTTCAGCACCCGCCATGGCGGAAAATTCCGGATTTTATGTGGGCCTGAAGTTCCTTGACTCCATCCAGAGCACTGGTTCCATGTCCAGAAGCGGTGCGGTTGTTAACGCCTTTGACGTTAAGAATTACTCGCAGAACACGGTGGGAGGCGGCATTTACGCTGGCTATGACTTTTATTCCCTGAACCAGGTCCCCTTGCGCGCGGAAATTGAATACGACATCCGCACCAACTCCACCACCAGCTGGGATCTCAAAAACGGCGGCAACGCCGCTGACCTCAAGGGCACCTGGGGCCTCCAGACCCTGTTCCTCAATGCATACTGGGATTTCCACAACGATACGGCCTTCACGCCCTACATTGGCGCGGGCCTTGGCATGGGCTTTCTCAAGAGCAAGTACGAGATTGAAATCCCCGGCGTGGGAAGCGAAAGCACTACTAATCTGAACACGGTATTTGCCTGGAATGCAGGCGCTGGCGTTTCCTATGCCTTTACCGACAACATCTCCGCTGATCTTGCCTACCGGTTTGTGGGTCTGGGATACTCGGAAACCGAAAAGACCATCCTGGGCGAAAAGCAGAAGCTTGGCATGGCCCCCTATGCCAATGAATTCAGCCTTGGCCTGCGGTATACGTTTTAA